In the genome of Paenibacillus pabuli, one region contains:
- a CDS encoding MerR family transcriptional regulator translates to MGDEIRRNMALFPIGIVMKLTDLSARQIRYYEQHSLIVPARTSGNQRLFSFNDVERLLEIKALIEKGVNIAGIKQVMNPVSKESEEATVITADTEVKRRELSDSQLHRLLKQQLVSGKRPGQVSLIQGELSRFFNKK, encoded by the coding sequence ATGGGTGACGAAATTCGCAGAAATATGGCCTTATTCCCGATAGGTATTGTAATGAAGCTTACGGATCTGTCCGCGCGTCAGATTCGTTATTATGAGCAGCACAGTTTGATTGTTCCTGCGAGAACGTCAGGTAATCAGCGTTTGTTCTCTTTCAATGACGTAGAACGATTGCTGGAAATTAAGGCTCTGATTGAAAAAGGAGTTAACATCGCAGGCATTAAACAAGTGATGAATCCTGTATCCAAAGAGTCAGAAGAAGCGACTGTTATTACAGCCGATACAGAAGTCAAACGTAGAGAGCTGTCGGACTCCCAACTGCATCGTTTGCTTAAACAACAACTGGTGTCAGGTAAGAGACCTGGACAAGTATCTCTCATACAGGGAGAGCTTTCCCGTTTCTTTAATAAAAAATAA
- a CDS encoding aminotransferase class I/II-fold pyridoxal phosphate-dependent enzyme encodes MASFDSEIIELQQQVERQIEGQLQQIDRITDHNQWKVINAFQHRKVSDFHFAGSTGYAYNDRGREVLDEVYADVFGAEAALVRPHFASGTHTIATALFGVLRPGDELLYITGKPYDTLHKVIGKPGDGTGSLRDFGIGYQETALLEDGAVDWTAVEKNIHAATKVIGIQRSRGYDWRSSFCIEEIADMVSRVKAIKEDVIVFVDNCYGEFTEEREPTEVGVDLMAGSLIKNPGGGLAETGGYICGKEKYVQLAAYRLTAPGIGGEVGAMLGTTRGIYQGLYMAPTIVGQAIKGSTFAAAMFAASGFVTKPAWNEIRTDLIQAVQFSSAEHLIAFVQGIQRAAAVDSHVVPEPWDMPGYEHPVIMAAGTFIQGGSLELSADAPIREPYIGYMQGGLTYSHVKYGVLMALQTMKERKLL; translated from the coding sequence ATGGCAAGCTTTGATTCAGAGATTATTGAACTTCAACAACAGGTTGAACGTCAGATTGAGGGGCAATTGCAACAGATTGACCGTATCACGGATCATAACCAGTGGAAAGTAATTAATGCTTTTCAACATAGAAAAGTCAGCGATTTTCACTTTGCGGGGTCAACGGGTTACGCTTATAACGATCGGGGGCGTGAAGTACTTGATGAAGTGTATGCCGATGTGTTTGGTGCAGAGGCAGCACTGGTGCGTCCCCATTTTGCATCAGGTACACATACCATAGCTACAGCTTTGTTCGGTGTGCTCCGTCCGGGTGACGAGTTGTTATACATCACGGGTAAGCCCTATGACACGCTGCATAAGGTCATTGGCAAACCTGGCGATGGCACAGGATCGTTACGCGATTTTGGCATTGGCTATCAGGAGACGGCTCTGTTGGAAGATGGCGCAGTAGATTGGACAGCGGTAGAGAAAAATATCCATGCAGCAACAAAAGTCATTGGTATTCAGCGCTCCAGAGGATATGATTGGAGATCTTCCTTCTGTATTGAAGAAATCGCTGATATGGTTTCACGTGTAAAGGCAATCAAGGAAGATGTCATCGTATTTGTGGATAACTGTTATGGTGAATTCACGGAGGAACGTGAACCAACTGAAGTCGGAGTAGACCTGATGGCAGGTTCTCTGATTAAGAATCCCGGTGGAGGTCTGGCGGAAACCGGAGGATACATATGCGGGAAGGAAAAATACGTACAATTGGCAGCCTATCGTTTGACTGCTCCCGGAATTGGTGGTGAGGTTGGCGCGATGTTGGGAACAACTCGTGGCATCTACCAAGGACTTTACATGGCTCCGACAATTGTAGGACAGGCCATTAAAGGAAGTACATTCGCTGCGGCGATGTTTGCTGCATCCGGATTTGTAACCAAACCGGCATGGAATGAGATACGTACAGATCTGATTCAGGCTGTTCAATTTAGTTCGGCAGAGCACTTAATTGCCTTTGTACAAGGAATACAGCGGGCCGCTGCAGTAGATAGCCATGTTGTTCCTGAGCCGTGGGACATGCCGGGTTACGAGCATCCTGTCATCATGGCGGCAGGTACTTTTATACAGGGCGGGAGTCTTGAATTGTCTGCAGATGCGCCTATCCGAGAGCCTTATATTGGCTATATGCAGGGCGGTTTAACGTACTCTCATGTTAAATATGGCGTTTTGATGGCATTACAGACCATGAAAGAACGCAAATTATTGTGA
- the hflX gene encoding GTPase HflX — protein MTNGTHDTDMVKKDRAVLVSLITDEVKRSGINPEYSLEELVKLAETAGVEVLSVLSQNRETRDTKWFIGKGKVEELRAIAEEMGATTAIFDQELSGAQVRNLEEALDLKIIDRTQLILDIFAQRANTREGIIQVELAQLSYLLPRLSGHGKNLSRLGGGIGTRGPGESKLETDRRHIRGRIDDLKRHLEEVTRHRKLHRERRKKTGIVQVALVGYTNAGKSTLLKQLTAADVYIQDQLFATLDPTSRTMELPSGKEIVLTDTVGFIQNLPHDLIAAFRATLEEVNEADLILHVVDASSAMREDQMKTVQTILQQLGSGDKPQLVLYNKKDACTPEQLEMLPLDKEHIKVSALDADDLLKIRELIQAELTGDTKRFRIPAERGDLTSVLYKIGDVVETTFEDNDVIYEVELQKGEYEKFGYLLEDFIQL, from the coding sequence ATGACAAATGGCACACATGATACAGATATGGTGAAGAAGGATCGCGCCGTATTGGTGAGTCTGATCACCGATGAGGTCAAACGTTCGGGTATTAACCCGGAGTACTCTCTTGAGGAGTTGGTGAAACTCGCCGAGACAGCAGGCGTGGAAGTGCTAAGTGTATTGTCACAAAATCGGGAAACCCGGGACACCAAATGGTTCATTGGTAAGGGGAAAGTGGAAGAACTCCGGGCCATAGCTGAAGAAATGGGAGCAACAACAGCTATCTTTGACCAGGAACTGTCTGGTGCTCAGGTACGTAACCTGGAAGAAGCGTTGGATCTCAAAATTATTGACCGTACCCAGCTGATTTTGGATATCTTCGCGCAGCGGGCCAACACCAGAGAAGGTATTATTCAGGTCGAATTGGCTCAGTTGAGTTATTTGTTACCACGTTTGTCGGGTCACGGGAAAAATTTATCAAGACTCGGTGGTGGAATTGGAACGCGGGGTCCAGGTGAAAGCAAACTGGAGACGGATCGTCGTCATATCCGGGGTCGCATTGATGACTTGAAGCGTCATTTGGAAGAAGTGACACGTCACCGCAAGCTGCATCGGGAGCGTCGCAAAAAGACGGGGATCGTTCAGGTAGCTCTTGTAGGCTACACGAATGCGGGTAAATCCACCTTGCTTAAACAATTAACGGCAGCAGATGTATACATTCAAGACCAGCTGTTTGCCACACTGGATCCAACTTCACGGACGATGGAACTGCCAAGTGGTAAAGAAATCGTACTTACCGATACGGTTGGGTTTATACAAAACCTCCCTCATGATCTGATTGCAGCATTCCGTGCAACGCTGGAGGAAGTGAATGAAGCGGACCTTATCTTACATGTGGTCGATGCATCGTCTGCGATGCGTGAAGATCAGATGAAAACGGTTCAAACGATTTTGCAGCAGCTGGGTTCAGGGGACAAGCCGCAATTGGTGTTATATAACAAAAAGGATGCTTGTACACCGGAGCAGCTTGAAATGCTTCCTTTAGATAAAGAGCACATCAAAGTGAGCGCACTGGATGCGGATGACTTGTTGAAAATTCGAGAGCTCATCCAGGCTGAATTGACTGGTGACACCAAACGGTTCCGTATTCCGGCTGAGCGTGGGGATCTTACATCAGTACTTTACAAAATTGGTGATGTTGTTGAGACCACATTTGAAGATAATGATGTAATTTATGAAGTAGAGCTGCAAAAAGGTGAATATGAGAAATTCGGTTATTTACTTGAAGATTTCATACAACTGTAA